From the genome of bacterium, one region includes:
- a CDS encoding ABC transporter ATP-binding protein, with product MSKRSGADLPGQSTTAIVKRLWDGHLSPHRRRLALALGATAVYAAIQLAIPPAFKYIFDEILPSKSLQRFLDFLGILLALLVARSVAAYFRTTLSSNIAFRTCTELRNRLFEHLQRLPYSFFDRSRTGDLMARITNDVIKLETFIHNSLEDFFIAPVMVAGGLVILFVLNWRIASVVLLTSIVVGMLLRHFGIQLRNMNRAIQRLGADMTTVLSEGIVTIRVVQSFCQEETQAAKFRNVSGENLRELMRVWRLTAFLLPTVEFISILGPFTIILVWGWQFILGKGTIGDFFAIVGMAALVTNPLAKLSRVLVTLHGGTQAAARIFQILDEPVGITDLPGATELPPVDGRIVFEHVDFSYQGGEEVLQDFNLEISPGETVALVGGSGSGKTTVVNLIPRFYEPTGGLITIDGHDIRKVKLRSLRDQIGIVSQENILVHGTIRENIAFGCPGADEVEILDAARSAGAHRFIIEFPNGYDTIVGERGVTLSGGQRQRIAIARALLKDPRILILDEATANMDTITEAQVQDALNKLMFGRTTIIVAHRLSTVRKADRIVVLKHGRIIEQGTHDELMRLGGEYAELQSLYGEDMGNHRGGAGAG from the coding sequence GTGAGCAAACGCTCCGGTGCGGATTTGCCCGGCCAGTCCACCACTGCAATAGTTAAACGTCTGTGGGACGGCCACCTGTCGCCTCACAGGCGCAGGCTTGCGCTCGCGCTTGGAGCGACGGCGGTTTACGCGGCTATCCAGCTTGCAATACCGCCGGCGTTCAAATATATATTCGACGAGATACTTCCTTCGAAGAGCCTGCAGAGATTCCTCGACTTCCTGGGAATCCTGTTGGCGCTTCTTGTTGCGCGCAGCGTAGCGGCCTATTTCCGCACCACGCTTTCGTCGAACATCGCCTTCCGCACTTGCACCGAATTGCGCAACCGGCTGTTCGAGCATCTCCAGCGCCTTCCCTACTCGTTTTTCGACAGGAGCCGCACGGGCGATTTGATGGCGCGCATCACGAACGACGTCATCAAGCTCGAAACTTTCATTCACAACTCGCTTGAGGATTTTTTCATAGCGCCGGTCATGGTCGCGGGCGGGCTGGTGATACTGTTCGTACTCAACTGGAGGATCGCCAGTGTCGTTCTGCTGACAAGCATCGTAGTGGGAATGCTGCTGCGTCATTTCGGCATCCAGCTACGCAACATGAACCGCGCGATACAGCGCCTCGGCGCGGACATGACGACCGTTCTTTCGGAAGGCATCGTCACCATCCGCGTAGTTCAAAGCTTCTGCCAGGAAGAGACACAGGCTGCGAAATTCAGAAACGTGAGCGGCGAAAACCTCCGGGAGCTGATGCGTGTCTGGCGTCTTACGGCTTTCTTATTGCCGACGGTCGAATTCATCAGCATCCTCGGACCGTTCACTATCATTCTCGTATGGGGTTGGCAATTCATCCTCGGCAAGGGCACGATAGGGGACTTTTTCGCAATCGTCGGTATGGCCGCGCTCGTCACGAATCCGCTGGCGAAGCTGTCCCGCGTGCTTGTTACGCTGCACGGCGGAACCCAGGCAGCTGCTCGGATTTTTCAAATTCTCGACGAGCCGGTGGGCATCACCGATTTGCCGGGGGCGACTGAACTTCCCCCGGTCGACGGTCGAATCGTCTTTGAACACGTCGACTTCAGCTACCAGGGCGGCGAAGAGGTCTTGCAGGACTTCAACCTCGAAATATCGCCGGGGGAAACGGTTGCGCTTGTGGGAGGTTCGGGAAGCGGCAAAACGACGGTCGTAAATTTGATTCCGAGATTCTACGAGCCAACCGGCGGATTAATCACGATTGACGGCCACGACATCCGCAAGGTCAAACTGCGCAGTCTGCGCGACCAGATCGGCATCGTATCGCAGGAAAACATCCTCGTCCACGGCACGATCCGCGAGAACATCGCATTCGGCTGCCCCGGAGCGGACGAGGTGGAAATACTGGACGCGGCGCGCTCCGCGGGCGCGCACCGGTTCATCATCGAGTTTCCCAACGGTTACGACACGATAGTTGGCGAGCGTGGCGTGACGCTTTCCGGCGGCCAACGGCAAAGAATCGCGATTGCAAGGGCGCTGCTCAAAGATCCGCGCATACTGATCCTGGACGAAGCTACCGCGAACATGGATACGATAACCGAAGCGCAGGTGCAGGACGCGCTGAACAAGCTCATGTTCGGGCGCACGACGATAATCGTGGCGCACAGGCTTTCGACCGTGCGCAAGGCCGACCGGATAGTCGTCCTTAAGCACGGCAGGATAATCGAACAGGGGACGCACGACGAACTGATGCGCCTCGGCGGCGAGTACGCGGAGCTGCAGAGCTTGTACGGGGAGGATATGGG
- the purE gene encoding 5-(carboxyamino)imidazole ribonucleotide mutase translates to MIHSIGVIVGSKSDVPKLEKGLLLLDKFGIPYRLAICSAHRDPDRLKETVAAWEADGVGVFIAAAGLAAHLPGVTASLTTKPVIGLPLNAALDGLDSLLSVVQMPPGIPVATVGVDNSGNAAVLAAEILALGDKDLAARISDYRRAEREKAREDDAALGR, encoded by the coding sequence TTGATTCATTCGATCGGTGTGATCGTCGGCTCGAAAAGCGACGTTCCCAAGCTTGAAAAGGGGCTTTTGCTCCTGGACAAATTCGGCATCCCGTACAGGTTGGCTATATGCAGCGCGCACAGGGATCCGGACAGGCTCAAGGAAACCGTCGCGGCTTGGGAAGCCGATGGAGTTGGCGTTTTTATAGCTGCGGCAGGGCTCGCCGCGCACCTACCGGGCGTGACCGCGTCGTTGACAACCAAGCCTGTAATAGGGCTTCCGTTGAACGCGGCCCTCGACGGTCTCGACTCTCTATTAAGCGTTGTCCAAATGCCGCCGGGTATTCCCGTTGCGACGGTCGGCGTGGACAATTCTGGAAACGCCGCGGTTCTGGCTGCGGAGATACTCGCGCTGGGCGACAAAGACCTTGCCGCCAGGATTTCCGATTACAGGCGCGCCGAGCGGGAAAAGGCGCGCGAGGACGACGCCGCACTCGGCCGCTGA